The Allocatelliglobosispora scoriae genome contains a region encoding:
- a CDS encoding lysoplasmalogenase, whose product MPVLIAYAVVAVANLISAGVENDVVFWITKPLLMPLLALWLWRAARGSAVPVRGFTAALAFSTAGDIALLGSGDLWFLAGMVFFLGAHICYITTFVRHGALARLRRWPVLAVPIGVAVLLGAALIWLWPGLAEIGLAVPMTAYGLALATTAATSSAFGWRTGLGGLLFLTSDLLIAVDAAGAAELPGPPIWVMLTYLAAQTLLAFGWLRYQRARTASVL is encoded by the coding sequence ATGCCGGTCCTCATCGCGTACGCCGTCGTCGCCGTCGCCAACCTGATCAGTGCCGGAGTCGAGAACGACGTCGTCTTCTGGATCACCAAGCCGCTGCTGATGCCGCTGCTGGCGCTGTGGCTGTGGCGGGCGGCCCGGGGCAGCGCGGTGCCGGTGCGCGGGTTCACCGCGGCGCTGGCCTTCTCCACGGCGGGCGACATCGCCCTGCTCGGCAGCGGCGACCTGTGGTTCCTCGCGGGCATGGTCTTCTTCCTCGGTGCGCACATCTGCTACATCACCACCTTCGTCCGGCACGGTGCGCTGGCCCGGCTGCGCCGCTGGCCGGTGCTGGCGGTGCCGATCGGCGTCGCGGTGCTGCTCGGCGCCGCGCTGATCTGGTTGTGGCCGGGGCTGGCGGAGATCGGGCTCGCCGTGCCGATGACCGCCTACGGGCTGGCGCTGGCGACGACGGCGGCGACGTCGTCGGCGTTCGGCTGGCGGACCGGCCTGGGCGGGCTGCTCTTCCTCACCTCGGACCTGCTCATCGCCGTCGACGCGGCGGGCGCCGCCGAGCTGCCCGGCCCGCCGATCTGGGTGATGCTGACCTACCTGGCCGCACAGACGTTGCTGGCGTTCGGGTGGTTGCGCTACCAGCGGGCCCGGACTGCCAGCGTGCTTTGA
- a CDS encoding TrmH family RNA methyltransferase, with product MGSTTVRVTVRNARFQQWQSLLTNRNARHRHRQFLVHGVRPISLAAEHGWQFAALLYPGGRRLSRWADDQLSQAGGDLVEMAPELLDELSGREETPELIAVVTMPEDDIEQIRVDGGPVVVFDRPGSPGNLGTLIRSADAFGAGGVVVTGHAADVYDPATVRASTGSIFSMPSVRVDAPTRVAGWLAGLRESGSPVRLIGTDESATVELADADLTGPLVIVVGNETTGMSAAWRDACDEVVRIPIGGAASSLNAAVAGSIVLYQSHLQRRAP from the coding sequence ATGGGTTCCACGACAGTGCGGGTGACCGTGCGAAACGCCCGGTTCCAGCAGTGGCAGTCGCTGCTCACCAATCGCAACGCCCGGCATCGGCACCGGCAGTTCCTCGTCCACGGCGTACGCCCGATCAGCCTCGCGGCCGAGCACGGCTGGCAGTTCGCGGCACTGCTCTACCCCGGGGGCCGGCGGCTGTCGCGCTGGGCCGACGACCAGCTGTCCCAGGCGGGCGGCGACCTGGTCGAGATGGCCCCCGAGCTGCTCGACGAGCTGTCGGGCCGGGAGGAGACGCCCGAGCTGATCGCGGTCGTGACGATGCCCGAGGACGACATCGAGCAGATCCGCGTCGACGGCGGCCCGGTCGTCGTCTTCGACCGGCCCGGCAGCCCCGGCAACCTCGGCACGCTGATCCGCTCCGCCGACGCGTTCGGCGCGGGCGGCGTCGTCGTCACCGGCCACGCCGCCGACGTCTACGACCCCGCGACGGTCCGGGCCAGCACCGGTTCGATCTTCTCCATGCCGTCGGTACGCGTGGACGCGCCCACCCGGGTCGCCGGCTGGCTCGCCGGGCTGCGCGAGTCCGGTTCACCGGTCCGCCTGATCGGCACCGACGAGTCGGCGACGGTGGAGCTCGCCGACGCCGACCTCACCGGTCCGCTGGTGATCGTCGTGGGCAACGAGACGACCGGCATGTCCGCCGCGTGGCGCGACGCCTGCGACGAGGTGGTCCGCATCCCGATCGGCGGCGCCGCGAGCAGCCTCAACGCCGCGGTCGCCGGCAGCATCGTCCTCTACCAGTCCCACCTGCAGCGCCGCGCCCCGTAG
- a CDS encoding glycerophosphodiester phosphodiesterase, with translation MEISAHYGRTMGVGELLAAAEHAELVEFDVRRCGDGVLVCHHDPRVGGRRGPAVGALTYAELCAVAGTDVPTCEEVMAGLAGRARGHIDLKESGYEDRLVQMAISLMSEDGFVVTTTADESIARITRGFPGVPTALSLGRQVHDAWPLRRVAACGASGVALHRRLAPALLGRAARAGLTTMVWTVNGDAQIERCLRDPRIDVLITDRPDFAAKRRIAVGQI, from the coding sequence GTGGAGATCTCGGCGCACTACGGGCGGACGATGGGGGTCGGCGAGCTTCTTGCCGCCGCTGAGCACGCTGAGCTGGTCGAGTTCGACGTGCGGCGGTGCGGCGACGGGGTGCTGGTCTGCCATCACGATCCGCGGGTGGGGGGCAGGCGGGGGCCCGCCGTCGGGGCGCTCACCTATGCCGAGCTCTGCGCGGTGGCGGGGACGGACGTCCCGACCTGCGAGGAGGTCATGGCCGGTCTGGCGGGTCGCGCTCGCGGGCACATCGACCTGAAGGAGTCGGGGTACGAGGACCGGCTGGTCCAGATGGCGATCTCCCTGATGAGCGAGGACGGGTTCGTGGTGACGACCACCGCCGACGAGTCGATCGCGCGGATCACGCGGGGTTTTCCCGGCGTACCCACCGCGTTGTCCTTGGGAAGGCAGGTGCACGACGCCTGGCCGCTGCGCCGGGTCGCGGCGTGCGGGGCCTCGGGCGTGGCGCTGCACCGGCGGCTCGCACCGGCGCTGCTGGGGCGAGCGGCGCGGGCCGGGCTGACCACGATGGTCTGGACCGTCAACGGCGACGCGCAGATCGAGCGGTGCCTGCGCGATCCGCGGATCGACGTGCTCATCACCGACCGGCCGGACTTCGCCGCGAAGCGCCGCATCGCAGTCGGACAAATATGA
- a CDS encoding trimeric intracellular cation channel family protein — protein sequence MGGVAGGISRDVLLMQIPAPLLNPMYLVLTILAALLAMRIEYNAGQKFREGLFQFATSLSLPWYAVIGAGKALDAGLPLLTAVVIGVVGATAGRFIIDLTCGVTPKQFIRGEWFVGTAVLASVVYVACFAWLHWGVWSSTLAAFTVAFVFRYTAMLRGWEEPEPWMPPELAVETPRPAIQDQLRKEFGDS from the coding sequence ATGGGCGGCGTCGCCGGCGGCATCAGCCGCGACGTGCTGCTGATGCAGATCCCGGCGCCGCTGCTCAATCCGATGTACCTCGTGCTGACCATCCTCGCGGCCCTGCTCGCGATGCGGATCGAATACAACGCGGGCCAGAAGTTCCGCGAGGGCCTGTTCCAGTTCGCGACGTCGCTCTCCCTGCCCTGGTACGCCGTGATCGGCGCCGGCAAAGCCCTCGACGCGGGGCTGCCGCTGCTCACGGCGGTGGTGATCGGCGTCGTCGGCGCCACGGCCGGGCGGTTCATCATCGACCTGACCTGCGGCGTCACGCCGAAGCAGTTCATCCGGGGCGAGTGGTTCGTGGGGACGGCGGTGCTCGCGTCGGTCGTCTACGTGGCGTGCTTCGCCTGGCTGCACTGGGGTGTGTGGTCCTCGACGCTGGCGGCGTTCACGGTCGCGTTCGTGTTCCGCTACACCGCGATGCTGCGCGGGTGGGAGGAGCCGGAGCCCTGGATGCCGCCGGAGCTGGCGGTGGAGACCCCCCGCCCCGCCATCCAGGACCAGCTCCGCAAGGAGTTCGGCGACTCCTGA
- a CDS encoding SGNH/GDSL hydrolase family protein has translation MIFQPGQRVVFIGDSITDCGRRDEYAPYGDGYMNLVRSFTTARHPSVGLTWVNRGISGDTVRDLVRRWETDAIAEQPDWLSVMIGINDIWRAHQPGYEADAVPIDEFTVTLRGLLKTVVERTGCRLILADPYFIEPDPAQPQRADTDRYCAVVATLAEEFNALHVRTQAAFNTVLASTSPADWADDQVHPGLPGHAVIAQAYLDLIN, from the coding sequence ATGATCTTCCAACCGGGACAGCGGGTCGTCTTCATCGGCGACAGCATCACCGACTGCGGCCGCCGCGACGAGTACGCGCCCTACGGCGACGGCTACATGAACCTGGTCCGCTCCTTCACCACCGCGCGCCATCCGTCCGTGGGACTGACCTGGGTCAACCGGGGCATCAGCGGCGACACCGTGCGCGACCTGGTGCGGCGATGGGAGACCGACGCGATCGCCGAGCAGCCCGACTGGCTGTCGGTGATGATCGGCATCAACGACATCTGGCGCGCGCACCAGCCGGGATACGAGGCCGACGCCGTCCCGATCGACGAGTTCACCGTGACGCTGCGCGGGCTGCTCAAGACCGTCGTGGAGCGCACCGGCTGCCGGCTGATCCTCGCCGACCCGTACTTCATCGAGCCCGACCCCGCGCAACCCCAGCGAGCCGACACCGACCGCTACTGCGCCGTCGTGGCGACGCTCGCCGAGGAGTTCAACGCGCTGCACGTGCGCACCCAGGCCGCCTTCAACACGGTGCTGGCGTCGACGAGCCCCGCCGACTGGGCCGACGACCAGGTCCACCCCGGACTGCCCGGCCATGCCGTGATCGCCCAGGCCTACCTGGACCTGATCAACTAG
- a CDS encoding SMP-30/gluconolactonase/LRE family protein, which produces MTSAEIFDDRPCVLGEGPSFDDRTGRVSWVDVGAERLLWRDLATGEAGETPFDELVSAAVPRAGGGVVLCMSAGVVLADADGTLHPLIPFHDTVQIDLRANDAKADPAGRLWVGTMNKKERSATGALYRLDPADGRLVRILDGVTVSNGLGWSVDAATMYYIDTPTRRIDAFDYDLATGEISGRRPFAEFPEDAGMPDGMCIDGGGFVWVAAWGGGMVRRYAPDGTLERTVTLPTSRVTSCTFAGPDLDLLVITTASVGDSAGQPGAGLTYSYRPGDAVGRAVDRFAG; this is translated from the coding sequence ATGACGTCAGCCGAGATCTTCGACGACCGGCCCTGCGTACTCGGCGAGGGACCATCGTTCGACGATCGAACAGGCCGGGTGAGCTGGGTCGATGTCGGAGCCGAGCGGCTGCTGTGGCGCGACCTCGCCACCGGGGAGGCGGGCGAGACCCCCTTCGACGAATTGGTCAGCGCCGCCGTACCGAGAGCGGGCGGCGGCGTCGTGCTCTGCATGTCGGCCGGGGTCGTCCTCGCCGACGCCGACGGCACCCTGCACCCGCTGATCCCCTTTCACGACACCGTCCAGATCGACCTGCGGGCCAACGACGCCAAGGCCGACCCGGCCGGGCGCCTGTGGGTCGGCACCATGAACAAGAAGGAGCGCTCCGCGACCGGCGCCCTCTACCGCCTGGACCCGGCCGACGGCAGGCTGGTCCGGATCCTCGACGGCGTCACCGTCTCCAACGGCCTCGGCTGGTCCGTCGACGCCGCCACCATGTACTACATCGACACGCCCACCCGGCGCATCGACGCCTTCGACTACGACCTCGCCACCGGCGAGATCAGCGGTCGGCGGCCGTTCGCCGAGTTCCCCGAGGACGCCGGGATGCCCGACGGGATGTGCATCGACGGCGGGGGCTTCGTCTGGGTCGCCGCCTGGGGCGGCGGGATGGTGCGCCGCTACGCGCCCGACGGCACGCTGGAGCGCACCGTCACCCTGCCCACCTCCCGGGTCACCTCGTGCACCTTCGCCGGTCCCGACCTGGACCTGCTCGTCATCACCACCGCCTCGGTCGGCGACAGCGCGGGTCAGCCCGGCGCGGGGCTGACCTACTCCTACCGCCCGGGCGACGCCGTGGGCCGGGCCGTCGACCGCTTCGCGGGCTGA
- a CDS encoding dioxygenase family protein codes for MTTAYPLDLHEAAALPASRDQRVWTPQDGALPALYLSHGAPPLFEESSWMTELFDWAQSMPKPKAILIVSAHWESAPVSLSASGTAVPLVYDFGGFAQRYYEMTYPTPDAADLARRVAAMLPANERVHQHPSRGLDHGAWVPLKVMYPAADVPTLQLSLPTHDPAKLLALGARLKPLRDEGVLIIGSGFMTHGLPFLSRGHFTGAEGPPGWSRDFDTWAAEALARGDVDALADYARLAPGMPYAHPTVEHYTPLFVTLGAATDPEAPAVTTVDGFFFGLSKRSVQVA; via the coding sequence ATGACCACGGCGTACCCACTGGATCTGCATGAAGCCGCCGCCCTGCCGGCGAGCCGCGACCAACGCGTCTGGACCCCGCAGGACGGTGCCCTCCCCGCGCTTTACCTCAGCCACGGCGCTCCCCCGCTCTTCGAGGAGTCGTCATGGATGACCGAGCTCTTCGATTGGGCACAGTCGATGCCCAAGCCCAAGGCGATCCTGATCGTCAGCGCCCACTGGGAGTCCGCCCCGGTCAGCCTCTCCGCCAGCGGCACCGCCGTGCCGCTCGTCTACGACTTCGGCGGTTTCGCGCAGCGCTACTACGAGATGACCTACCCGACGCCGGACGCCGCCGACCTGGCCCGGCGGGTCGCCGCGATGCTGCCCGCCAACGAGCGCGTGCACCAGCACCCCAGCCGCGGCCTCGACCACGGCGCCTGGGTGCCCCTCAAGGTGATGTACCCGGCGGCCGACGTGCCGACGCTGCAGCTCAGCCTGCCCACGCACGACCCGGCGAAGCTGCTCGCACTCGGCGCACGCCTCAAGCCGCTGCGCGACGAGGGCGTGCTCATCATCGGGTCCGGCTTCATGACCCACGGCCTGCCCTTCCTCAGCCGCGGGCACTTCACCGGCGCCGAAGGCCCTCCCGGCTGGTCCCGCGACTTCGACACCTGGGCCGCCGAGGCGCTGGCCCGGGGCGATGTGGACGCGCTCGCCGACTACGCCCGGCTCGCGCCCGGGATGCCTTACGCCCATCCGACGGTGGAGCACTACACGCCGCTGTTCGTCACCCTCGGCGCCGCGACCGACCCCGAGGCACCAGCGGTGACCACGGTCGACGGCTTCTTCTTCGGCCTCTCCAAGCGCTCGGTCCAGGTCGCCTGA
- a CDS encoding DUF4386 domain-containing protein: MSSPQRLARIAGFFYLLLAVFGGFAELFARSNVVEPGNAAATADNIVAHATLFRIGFVSDLIGVACFPIVAMLLHRLLRHVSREGARAMLIFVIIATAITGANLLNHFAALTIATDPGFAAALGADGSDALVLLFTSLHSHGYLIAQVFFGLWLLPLGWMAYTSGLFPKALGVTLMLGCVAYLVDLLLRFLAPALGGEISAFVLIPSVVAEFWMVGYLLIKGVRATA; encoded by the coding sequence ATGTCCTCACCGCAGCGCCTCGCCCGGATCGCCGGCTTCTTCTACCTGCTGCTCGCCGTCTTCGGCGGCTTCGCCGAACTCTTCGCCCGATCCAACGTCGTCGAACCCGGCAACGCCGCCGCGACCGCCGACAACATCGTGGCGCACGCGACGCTCTTCCGGATCGGCTTCGTCAGCGACCTGATCGGGGTCGCCTGCTTCCCGATCGTCGCGATGCTGCTCCACCGGTTGCTCCGGCATGTCAGCCGGGAGGGGGCCCGCGCGATGCTGATCTTCGTGATCATCGCGACGGCGATCACCGGGGCCAACCTGCTCAATCATTTCGCCGCGCTGACGATCGCCACCGATCCCGGGTTCGCGGCGGCGCTCGGAGCGGACGGTTCCGACGCGCTGGTGCTGCTCTTCACCAGCCTGCACAGCCACGGGTACCTGATCGCGCAGGTCTTCTTCGGACTGTGGCTGCTGCCGCTGGGGTGGATGGCGTACACGTCCGGGCTCTTCCCCAAGGCGCTCGGGGTGACGTTGATGCTCGGGTGCGTCGCCTACCTGGTGGATCTGCTGCTGCGGTTCCTGGCTCCCGCTCTTGGCGGGGAGATCTCGGCTTTCGTGCTGATCCCGTCAGTGGTCGCGGAGTTCTGGATGGTCGGCTACCTGCTGATCAAGGGCGTCCGGGCCACCGCATGA
- a CDS encoding helix-turn-helix domain-containing protein encodes MRFKVETLHGSKSLPYRRGLLSGFLWKLIRESLSLTQSQLAEALQVDIATIQGWETGRRPLTAIRIADLAHLRIRLIRHGAHPHLFKVLCDAIEADLIIEFAIEHGRSVADSRWHPLAATVHRRDLTNLITWPFTGVLPTQLNGLVREASSRRGPSSHRPALSVSERTRFFTHLLAVADRKRDPADALLRRQATYLLAFDSEQSTAAWLVDEHRRALRSARSGDDVSTWVEVRSASVALARYGFHEPLLDFVGSGLDSDTQALANINYWAYWVGEVADTYTDDGFMRSNDPRTANGSRLLEHLVDRLDTGHEQIELYIHTLWHLLLIRPGMAHHLPELRSRAQAGIGNLDSANLTGRARQKLSDVTYALRLS; translated from the coding sequence ATGCGATTTAAAGTCGAAACACTGCACGGCAGTAAGAGTTTGCCGTACCGGCGAGGACTCCTCTCAGGATTCCTCTGGAAACTGATTCGTGAATCGTTGTCCCTGACGCAGTCCCAACTGGCCGAGGCGCTTCAAGTAGACATCGCCACCATCCAGGGCTGGGAGACCGGGCGACGCCCGTTGACGGCGATCCGCATTGCCGACTTGGCGCACCTGCGCATACGACTCATCCGACACGGCGCGCATCCACACCTGTTCAAGGTGCTCTGTGACGCCATAGAGGCCGACCTGATCATCGAGTTCGCCATCGAGCATGGCCGCTCCGTGGCCGACTCACGCTGGCATCCGCTCGCGGCCACCGTTCATCGGCGCGACCTGACGAACCTGATCACCTGGCCCTTCACCGGTGTGCTACCCACGCAGCTCAACGGGCTGGTTCGAGAAGCCTCTTCACGACGCGGACCCAGCTCTCATCGACCGGCATTGAGCGTTAGTGAACGGACTCGATTCTTCACACACCTCCTCGCCGTAGCCGACAGGAAGCGTGACCCGGCAGATGCCCTGCTCAGACGCCAGGCTACCTACCTTCTGGCGTTCGACTCCGAGCAGAGCACAGCTGCCTGGCTTGTCGACGAGCATCGACGCGCACTACGCTCCGCACGCTCTGGCGATGACGTTTCCACCTGGGTCGAAGTCCGGTCGGCGTCCGTCGCACTGGCTCGATACGGCTTTCACGAACCGTTGCTCGATTTCGTCGGAAGCGGCCTCGACAGCGATACCCAAGCCCTCGCGAACATCAATTACTGGGCGTACTGGGTCGGTGAGGTCGCCGACACGTACACCGATGACGGCTTCATGCGGTCTAACGACCCGCGAACGGCTAACGGGAGTCGCCTGCTGGAACACCTCGTTGATCGGCTCGACACCGGCCACGAGCAGATCGAGCTCTACATTCACACGCTGTGGCATCTACTGTTGATTCGCCCTGGCATGGCACACCACCTGCCCGAATTGCGGTCCCGAGCGCAGGCGGGGATCGGAAACCTTGACAGCGCGAACCTGACTGGCCGAGCGCGGCAGAAGCTGTCTGACGTAACGTACGCACTCAGACTCTCGTAG
- a CDS encoding HD domain-containing protein, translating into MGVLKGVRRAGWWHAGIRDPESVAEHSLRVAQLAALLAAEEGGDPARAALLAIWHDSQETRTGDLPHTAKRYVTGPDPQSITADQTAAMPGPAAKVVREAVSEFEARTTIEAMCARDADKLECLIQAIEYRAAGNTSVQGWIDSSRRALVTQTAMRVADAALAMSPLKWRDR; encoded by the coding sequence ATGGGTGTCCTCAAAGGAGTTCGTCGAGCAGGTTGGTGGCACGCAGGCATCCGTGATCCGGAGTCCGTGGCCGAGCACAGCCTTCGCGTCGCCCAGTTGGCCGCGCTCCTCGCTGCCGAGGAGGGCGGCGACCCGGCCCGAGCAGCACTCCTCGCGATCTGGCATGACTCCCAGGAGACCCGCACGGGCGACCTGCCGCACACCGCCAAACGGTATGTGACCGGTCCGGATCCTCAGTCGATCACGGCAGATCAGACGGCCGCAATGCCCGGACCGGCCGCGAAGGTGGTCCGCGAAGCGGTTTCGGAGTTCGAGGCACGGACCACCATCGAAGCGATGTGTGCCCGCGACGCCGACAAGCTCGAATGCCTCATCCAGGCGATCGAATACCGGGCGGCGGGTAACACCTCGGTGCAGGGCTGGATCGACTCGTCCCGGCGCGCTCTCGTCACGCAGACCGCGATGAGGGTCGCCGACGCGGCGCTCGCGATGTCACCGCTGAAGTGGCGGGACCGCTGA
- a CDS encoding DUF7617 domain-containing protein, whose translation MVNASVSADAHSAYAASVLTKSAQNTTHPGASPASHGDVINWVLSYADSGARGVASITDQIAGAPGSQSYVPGSLRTPQGWVPNWSTDGTTFGATEPATGTVAVRATNPDAHPGGTNLARLLLPPVQTQPTPTGGDGFTAYVYRGPDGEVEAWNTYHHLYHAAPKVVCTNLLTNSPCAGGPWPRPLNTAVGPLGAGFTGDIQSTLAPQYVTDPAYPGKLFYAAVTTTSVGVGCLDMPNRANCGYVPLTAFGGSPSAVNGMAGFVAVDGKMYGVDTTGKVLCLTIASLTPCAGQPYTAVVPGNNDNPGGANYLGSLTLAGGKVFASSSPSGGPVRLGCFDPATTAACTGWATPKTVGPAGSYSYAAFTSYGTDGSERGACAPVVTGGPPVVGCFAIDGTPIAAPGGFGSVANGALTFNPETVTAPNGHLQSYFPFWGGSLAGGTGCWDWTASAVCAGFPFPKTHPNVNGGATRDYGYDYDETTECLVALGDAGVLFSVDPATGGSPCVRSGASVNLTPGAFYCDGGTSHVQAYRDAKLENITLTNVDLGNSTATVTDPGGTVIATPAFAPDGSLDLSGISVAANPAIVVNARLVLLSTADFTGGNQPNIVVSYQGDAPQLCFKTKLSSACSVTSVTNTASGTDPAGAFTSNTVTVPIAPGTECQPVVTVNKEICQDTRASRCGPGGPGPWAKTTPVGLLGLLGTAYWRITVTNSGGVAAAGVTINDQVVPGCVSAGGTFTLAPGASKQVFCSTFLVLLPLTNTASATFTAAGAPPNTPPTTTAPSSATACSLLCILGNPNDQSAGRAPVRTAL comes from the coding sequence ATGGTGAATGCGTCGGTGTCGGCGGATGCGCATTCCGCTTATGCCGCAAGCGTTCTGACGAAGAGCGCGCAGAACACCACCCACCCCGGAGCGAGCCCGGCGAGCCACGGCGACGTGATCAACTGGGTGCTCTCCTACGCCGACAGCGGCGCGCGCGGGGTCGCGAGCATCACCGACCAGATCGCCGGTGCCCCCGGATCGCAGAGCTACGTGCCCGGCTCGCTGCGCACCCCGCAGGGCTGGGTGCCGAACTGGTCCACCGACGGCACCACCTTCGGCGCGACCGAGCCCGCCACCGGCACCGTCGCCGTCCGCGCGACGAACCCCGACGCCCACCCCGGCGGCACCAACCTCGCCCGGCTGCTGCTCCCACCGGTGCAGACCCAGCCCACCCCGACCGGCGGCGACGGCTTCACCGCCTATGTCTACCGGGGACCCGACGGCGAGGTGGAGGCGTGGAACACCTATCACCACCTTTACCACGCCGCGCCGAAGGTCGTCTGCACCAACCTGCTCACCAACTCGCCCTGCGCTGGTGGGCCCTGGCCGCGGCCGCTCAACACGGCGGTCGGCCCGCTCGGCGCCGGGTTCACCGGTGACATCCAGTCGACGCTGGCCCCTCAGTACGTCACCGACCCCGCCTACCCCGGCAAGCTCTTCTACGCCGCCGTCACCACCACCTCCGTCGGGGTCGGCTGCCTCGACATGCCTAACCGGGCCAACTGCGGCTACGTCCCGCTCACCGCGTTCGGCGGCTCGCCGTCGGCGGTCAACGGCATGGCCGGCTTCGTCGCCGTCGACGGCAAGATGTACGGCGTCGACACCACCGGCAAGGTGCTCTGCCTGACGATAGCGTCACTCACCCCGTGCGCGGGGCAGCCCTACACCGCGGTCGTCCCGGGCAACAACGACAATCCAGGCGGTGCCAACTACCTGGGATCGCTGACGCTCGCCGGCGGCAAGGTCTTCGCCTCCTCCTCGCCGAGCGGCGGACCGGTCCGGCTGGGCTGCTTCGACCCGGCCACCACCGCCGCCTGCACCGGGTGGGCGACGCCGAAGACGGTCGGACCGGCGGGCTCCTACTCCTACGCCGCGTTCACCTCCTACGGCACCGACGGCAGCGAGCGCGGCGCCTGCGCCCCGGTCGTCACCGGCGGCCCGCCCGTGGTGGGCTGCTTCGCCATCGACGGGACGCCGATCGCCGCCCCCGGCGGGTTCGGCTCGGTCGCCAACGGCGCGCTCACCTTCAACCCGGAGACGGTCACCGCGCCCAACGGCCACCTGCAGAGCTACTTCCCCTTCTGGGGCGGCTCCCTCGCCGGCGGCACCGGCTGCTGGGACTGGACCGCGTCGGCCGTCTGCGCCGGTTTCCCCTTCCCCAAGACCCACCCGAACGTCAACGGCGGCGCCACCCGCGACTACGGCTACGACTACGACGAGACCACGGAGTGCCTCGTCGCGCTCGGCGACGCCGGGGTGCTCTTCTCCGTCGACCCGGCCACCGGCGGCTCCCCGTGTGTCCGCAGTGGAGCGTCGGTCAACCTGACCCCGGGCGCCTTCTACTGCGACGGCGGCACCAGCCACGTCCAGGCATACCGCGACGCGAAGCTGGAGAACATCACCCTCACCAACGTCGACCTCGGCAACTCCACCGCCACCGTCACCGACCCGGGCGGCACCGTGATCGCGACGCCGGCCTTCGCCCCCGACGGCAGCCTGGACCTGTCCGGCATCTCCGTCGCCGCCAACCCGGCGATCGTCGTCAACGCCCGGCTGGTGCTGCTCAGCACCGCCGACTTCACCGGCGGCAACCAGCCCAACATCGTCGTCAGCTATCAGGGCGACGCGCCGCAGTTGTGCTTCAAGACGAAGCTGAGCAGCGCCTGCTCGGTCACGAGCGTCACCAACACGGCGAGCGGCACCGATCCGGCCGGCGCCTTCACCTCCAACACGGTCACCGTGCCGATCGCGCCCGGCACCGAGTGCCAGCCCGTCGTCACGGTCAACAAGGAGATCTGCCAGGACACGCGGGCCTCGCGCTGCGGTCCCGGTGGTCCCGGCCCGTGGGCCAAGACGACCCCCGTCGGGCTGCTCGGCCTGCTGGGTACGGCGTACTGGCGGATCACCGTGACCAACTCGGGCGGCGTGGCCGCGGCCGGGGTGACCATCAACGACCAGGTGGTGCCGGGCTGCGTCTCCGCCGGCGGGACCTTCACCCTGGCGCCGGGGGCGAGCAAGCAGGTGTTCTGCTCGACGTTCCTGGTGCTGCTGCCGCTGACCAACACGGCGAGCGCCACCTTCACCGCTGCCGGTGCACCGCCGAACACACCGCCCACCACGACGGCGCCGTCCTCGGCGACCGCCTGCTCCCTCCTGTGCATTCTCGGTAACCCCAACGACCAGTCGGCGGGGCGTGCCCCCGTGCGTACCGCCCTCTAG
- a CDS encoding metal-dependent phosphohydrolase, with protein MTTALLPDPARPTGVTVLNKPRHPIVERALRLSRLYYEGHVINEAPALNHAMRVAITLVEHEPDASPVMIASALLQDMPIYAPATVDVDIVLRDSVAEGVGPIVRGLAIEQDAMMSGKAARLASRSVMLIMAADRIVALRTLLERARSAPDQREFWIQRQRLRGMFEHFRAWYALAEPVLPVSMAIELSGVLRDLEMAALGRDAAPREAAPVREAVLSS; from the coding sequence ATGACAACCGCATTGCTGCCTGACCCGGCGCGACCGACAGGCGTGACCGTGCTGAACAAGCCGCGGCACCCGATCGTGGAGAGAGCGCTCAGGCTCTCCAGGCTCTACTACGAAGGCCACGTGATCAACGAGGCGCCGGCCCTCAACCACGCCATGCGGGTCGCGATCACGCTCGTCGAGCACGAGCCCGACGCGTCGCCGGTGATGATCGCGAGCGCGCTGCTGCAGGACATGCCGATCTACGCGCCGGCCACGGTCGACGTCGACATCGTGCTGCGCGACAGCGTCGCCGAGGGGGTCGGACCGATCGTGCGGGGGCTGGCGATCGAGCAGGACGCGATGATGTCGGGCAAGGCGGCCCGGCTGGCGAGCCGCTCCGTCATGCTGATCATGGCGGCGGACCGGATCGTCGCCCTGCGTACCCTGCTGGAGCGGGCACGCAGTGCCCCCGACCAGCGCGAGTTCTGGATCCAGCGGCAGCGCCTGCGGGGCATGTTCGAGCACTTCCGCGCCTGGTACGCGCTGGCCGAGCCGGTTCTGCCCGTCTCGATGGCGATCGAGCTGAGCGGTGTCCTGCGCGACCTGGAGATGGCGGCGCTCGGCCGTGACGCCGCACCTCGGGAAGCCGCGCCGGTCCGCGAAGCCGTCCTGAGCTCCTGA